Within the Paenibacillus sp. AN1007 genome, the region TTCACTGTAAAAACGATAGGATATCGCTTTATCCGCATTGGCATAGGATATCCAGATTTCTTGGGGTCTGCGGGCGATCGTGCCGACTCCAATAGATATGGTCTTTTTGCTGTACTGCTTCACATTGTGACGGCATTGCTCCATAAGCTCGAATACCTCAATCTGGTCGGATATATTAAATATAGCTGCCAGCCGGTAACGATTTTCACGCAGTACTACGCTTCTCGTATACCGGTTCAATGTTTCACTGACAATATTCTGAACCGCAAATGGAACGATCTCTGCATCCAGATGCATCGTCGATCCGTAACGTGTATAGCCATCAACCTCAATGACCATGACATTGAGGTTGGAAGAATCCAGCTCAACGTCAAGCTCATCCCACCGGCCTTCATTCAGAAACCCACCAATCTCATGCCGAAGCAAACCTAGGAGATAACTGTGACGTTCATACTCGCTGCTGCTAACCGCTTTCTGTTTCAGCTTTTGAAGCTGCTGCGACTTCGCCTGTTCATTCTCAATAACTTGTCTCACTTTCGTTACAGCACCCAAGATTTCTTCAGGGGTAAACGGTTTGAGCAGATAATCGAAGGCTCCGAGTTTGATCGCTTCCTGAGCATATTGAAAATCAGAGTAGCCGCTAATAAAAATAAACTTGGATCGCAGTCCAACATCCATTGCCCGTTTCATGAGTTCAAGTCCGCTGAGCCGAGGCATTTTGATATCCGTAATGACAATGTCTGGATGCTGTTCAACCAGAAGTGACCAGCCTTGCTCTCCATTGTTCGCTGTGCCAACGATTTGAACCTCATGCTCCTCCCAGGGGATGGTGGAAACGATGCCCTTGACCACAGCCTGAATATCATCCATCACACACATCGTCAGTTGCTTCATACGTACGTCCCCTCCTAGCTGATCGGAATGGTGATAACCACTGTAGTCCCCACGTTTATTTCACTATGAAACACAAGCGAAGCTTGTTCACCGTACTGCAGATGTAATCGGTCAACCAGATTGGATATGGCATATCCTTTCCGATGACCCTCTGCTGCTTCTTCTGCATTCATTTTCGCTGCATCCATACCGCACCCATTGTCCGTGACCTCCAAACGAAGTGTATCTTCATGGCGATCCATTCGAATAAGAATAAGCCCGAGATCTTCCTTATCATTAAAACCATGCAGGATCGAATTTTCCACCAGAGGCTGGAGCAAAATTTTTAAAATTTCGATCCCCTTGCAGGACGCCTCTGCCTCAATCCGGTATTCAAACAAGTCCTCGTAGCACTGCTGCTGCAGCTGCATATATTGCTCGACATGTTTGATCTCCTGCTCCACGGTCGTGATGTCTTTCCCATCATTCAAACCAAGTCTGAAGAGAAGGGACAGAGAGACAATCATGGCGCTGACATCCTTCTTCTCTCCACTCTCGCTCTTCCAGAACATCGTATTTAATGTGTTATACAGAAAATGGGGATCTACCTGAGCTTGAAGCGCCTTAACTTCCAGCCGCCGCTTGTCCTGTTCCGT harbors:
- a CDS encoding helix-turn-helix domain-containing protein, translating into MKQLTMCVMDDIQAVVKGIVSTIPWEEHEVQIVGTANNGEQGWSLLVEQHPDIVITDIKMPRLSGLELMKRAMDVGLRSKFIFISGYSDFQYAQEAIKLGAFDYLLKPFTPEEILGAVTKVRQVIENEQAKSQQLQKLKQKAVSSSEYERHSYLLGLLRHEIGGFLNEGRWDELDVELDSSNLNVMVIEVDGYTRYGSTMHLDAEIVPFAVQNIVSETLNRYTRSVVLRENRYRLAAIFNISDQIEVFELMEQCRHNVKQYSKKTISIGVGTIARRPQEIWISYANADKAISYRFYSEGNCIFQYAELENQDTVVPVYPLEKEKELFYALKCGNESSCHRIIDDILKVWQNAKGLPEPLTMIRLLSGLAFAIYRAFCDEITEEERLRLEADLTVLEAMRSLTFDGWGDYIKHFSSMGCEIMDKKRLTDVKQAISKSQEFISMNLSENLTLQTCAQSVHLSPSYFANAFKKETGMTLIQYITKLRMEKAKELLVAGVQVQEICQMLGYEDRPYFSGLFKKYCGMTPTHFRQMYENG